The Verrucomicrobiia bacterium genome includes a window with the following:
- the tsaB gene encoding tRNA (adenosine(37)-N6)-threonylcarbamoyltransferase complex dimerization subunit type 1 TsaB — MNCLAIECATSRRSVAVSAGEGVPAGVAENALRSVPLFEMIRQVLETAGVGRGAVERIAVGLGPGSYTGIRAALAVAEGWRLATGAGLVGCRSTLLVALGCRRLGRLGSVVIATDAQRGEYYWERFEVGAERVISSVPLRIGSREALMRDVGPGVRLVRTHEGILGSEAETVFPDAADLAVWARGVTGLEGETPMQPIYLRPTAFVKAPLVRAEGA, encoded by the coding sequence ATGAACTGCCTGGCCATTGAATGTGCGACATCCAGGCGGTCGGTGGCGGTGTCTGCGGGGGAGGGGGTGCCGGCCGGGGTGGCGGAGAACGCGCTGCGCAGTGTGCCGCTGTTCGAGATGATCCGGCAGGTGCTGGAAACCGCGGGGGTTGGACGGGGGGCGGTTGAAAGGATCGCGGTCGGGTTGGGGCCCGGTTCCTACACGGGCATCCGGGCCGCGCTGGCGGTGGCGGAGGGGTGGCGGCTGGCGACGGGCGCCGGGTTGGTTGGATGCCGATCGACCCTGCTGGTGGCGCTGGGCTGCCGGCGCCTGGGACGGCTGGGTTCGGTGGTGATCGCCACCGACGCGCAGCGGGGCGAGTACTACTGGGAGCGATTCGAGGTTGGGGCGGAGCGGGTTATTTCGAGCGTGCCGCTGCGGATCGGATCACGGGAGGCATTGATGCGGGATGTGGGGCCGGGGGTTCGACTGGTACGGACACATGAGGGGATTCTCGGATCCGAGGCGGAGACGGTGTTTCCGGACGCGGCGGATTTGGCGGTGTGGGCGCGTGGGGTGACCGGACTGGAGGGGGAGACGCCCATGCAGCCTATCTACCTGCGTCCGACAGCGTTCGTGAAGGCGCCGTTGGTGCGGGCGGAGGGGGCGTGA
- the tsaE gene encoding tRNA (adenosine(37)-N6)-threonylcarbamoyltransferase complex ATPase subunit type 1 TsaE — translation MDTCISDSPEDTERLGERLGRLAQPGWVFGLTGPLGMGKTQWVKGLARGLGVRARIVSPTFGLVNEYRRGRLPFFHLDLYRLEGAGQILEAGLGAYLPPEDGVAAIEWYERWPGPDPRGLCRVWFHGEGEWRRRIEYELPGH, via the coding sequence ATGGATACCTGCATTTCGGATAGTCCCGAGGACACGGAGCGGCTTGGGGAGCGGCTGGGGCGACTGGCCCAACCGGGGTGGGTGTTTGGGCTGACGGGTCCGCTGGGCATGGGCAAGACGCAATGGGTCAAGGGGCTGGCTCGGGGATTGGGGGTGCGGGCGCGGATTGTGTCGCCGACCTTTGGGCTGGTGAACGAGTATCGGAGGGGACGGCTGCCGTTCTTTCACCTCGACCTGTACCGGTTGGAAGGGGCCGGGCAGATTCTGGAGGCCGGGCTGGGCGCCTATCTGCCGCCGGAAGATGGGGTGGCGGCCATCGAATGGTACGAACGCTGGCCGGGGCCGGATCCGCGAGGGCTGTGCCGGGTATGGTTTCATGGGGAGGGTGAATGGCGACGACGCATCGAGTATGAACTGCCTGGCCATTGA